Proteins encoded together in one Eublepharis macularius isolate TG4126 chromosome 2, MPM_Emac_v1.0, whole genome shotgun sequence window:
- the LOC129324511 gene encoding olfactory receptor 4S2-like, translating into MDRMPMMSNINNVTEFVLLGLIQNEEIQKTCFVLFLFFYLVVVLGNLLIVVTIVLSSRLNSPMYFFLSYLSFIDICYSSVTTPKMIADFLVEKKTISVIGCKVQLFGGHFFGCTEAIILTVMAYDRYIAICKPLHYTTIMTKRACSHVVAASWVGGFMHSLLQTLLTIHLPFCGPNEIDHFFCDVHPLLKLACTDTYIISIVVVVNSGVVALACFIVLVVSYIIILIYLRSRSSEGRRKALSTCASHITVVILFFGPCTFTYIRPSSYSSEDKMVAVFFAVITPMLNPLIYTLRNEEVKNAMRKLWGRKVTSSEKTRM; encoded by the coding sequence ATGGACCGTATGCCCATGATGTCGAACATAAACAATGTGACTGAATTTGTCCTCTTGGGCCTCATCCAAAATGAAGAGATTCAGAAAACCTGTTTTGTACTGTTTCTGTTCTTCTATTTAGTTGTAGTGCTGGGAAACCTCCTCATAGTTGTCACCATAGTTCTTAGCTCTCGTCTGAACtctcccatgtatttcttcctcagctATCTATCTTTCATAGATATTTGTTACTCTTCTGTTACAACCCCCAAAATGATAGCTGACTTTCTTGTTGAAAAGAAAACTATTTCTGTTATTGGCTGCAAAGTACAGTTGTTTGGGGGCCATTTCTTTGGTTGCACAGAGGCTATAATCCTTACAGTGATGGCATATGACCGATACATTGCAATTTGTAAACCGCTTCACTATACCACCATTATGACCAAACGGGCTTGTAGTCACGTGGTGGCAGCATCCTGGGTAGGAGGATTTATGCATTCACTGTTGCAGACTCTCCTCACCATCCACCTTCCTTTCTGTGGGCCCAATGAGATTGATCACTTTTTCTGTGATGTTCACCCTTTATTGAAGCTTGCATGCACAGACACCTATATTATAAGCATTGTAGTGGTTGTCAACAGTGGGGTAGTTGCATTAGCCTGTTTTATAGTCTTGGTTGTGTCATACATTATCATTTTGATCTATCTGCGATCCCGCTCTTCTGAAGGGCGTCGCAAAGCACTTTCTACTTGTGCTTCCCATATCACAGTAGTGATTTTATTTTTTGGACcatgtacctttacctatattcGTCCTTCcagctactcctctgaagatAAGATGGTGGCTGTGTTTTTTGCTGTTATCACCCCAATGCTAAATCCATTAATCTACACACTAAGAAATGAGGAGGTAAAAAATGCCATGAGGAAATTATGGGGCAGGAAAGTGACTTCAAGTGAGAAAACAAGAATGTAA